One Anas platyrhynchos isolate ZD024472 breed Pekin duck chromosome 2, IASCAAS_PekinDuck_T2T, whole genome shotgun sequence DNA segment encodes these proteins:
- the LRP12 gene encoding low-density lipoprotein receptor-related protein 12 isoform X2: protein MAPWGSAGGSPAWRSAQLLLLVVSCCACGDIPEQIRSPSGTITSPGWPSEYPARINCSWYIHANPGEIITISFQDFDVQGSRRCSSDWLTIGSYKNIEGYRACGSSIPSPYISSQDHVWIRFHSDDSISRKGFRLAYFAGKSDEPNCDCDQFHCANGKCIPEAWKCNNMDECGDNSDEEICAKANPPTASSFQPCANNQFQCLSRFTKLYTCLPESLKCDGNIDCLDLGDEIDCDVPTCGQWLKYFYGTFSSPNYPDFYPPGSNCTWLIDTGDHRKVILRFTDFKLDGTGYGDYVKIYDGLEENPRRLLRVLTAFDSHAPLTVVSSSGQIRVHFCADKVNAARGFNATYQVDGFCLPWEIPCGGNWGCYTEQQRCDGYWHCPNGRDETNCTMCQRDEFPCSRNGVCYPRSDRCNYQNHCPNGSDEKNCFFCQPGNFHCKNNRCVFESWVCDSQDDCGDGSDEENCPVIVPTRVITAAVIGSLICGLLLVIALGCTCKLYSLRMFERRSFETHLSRVEAELLRREAPPSYGQLIAQGLIPPVEDFPVCSPNQASVLENLRLAVRSQLGFTSIRLPIAGRSSNIWNRIFNFARSRHSGSLALVSADGDDVASQSTSREAERSNTHRSLFSVESDDTDTENERRDTAGAVGGVAATLPQKVPPATAIEATVGACGSSSAQSGSSGNTDSGREAASVEPPSTSPARHQLTSALSRMTQGLRWVRFTLGRSSSVNQNQSPLRQLDNGVSGREEDDDVEMLIPVSDVASDFDMNDCSRPLLDLSSDQGPGLRQPYSATHHGVRSCNRDGPCESCGIVHTAQIPDTCLEATVKNETSDDEALLLC from the exons ctttcaagATTTTGATGTTCAGGGATCACGCCGATGCAGCTCAGATTGGTTGACAATTGGAAGCTACAAGAATATTGAAGGCTACAGAGCGTGTGGCTCCTCCATTCCTTCTCCATACATCTCTTCACAGGATCATGTTTGGATCAGATTTCATTCAGATGACAGCATCTCCAGAAAAGGCTTCAGATTAGCCTACTTTGCTG gaAAGTCTGATGAACCAAATTGTGATTGTGACCAGTTTCATTGTGCTAATGGGAAGTGTATTCCAGAAGCTTGGAAGTGTAATAATATGGATGAATGTGGAGACAACTCTGATGAAGAAATCTGTGCCAAAGCTAATCCTCCAACAGCTTCTTCCTTTCAACCTTGTGCTAACAATCAGTTCCAGTGTCTTTCTCGCTTCACCAAGCTTTACACTTGCCTTCCagaatctttaaaatgtgatggTAACATCGATTGTCTTGACCTAGGAGACGAAATAGACTGTGATGTGCCAACATGCGGGCAGTGGTTAAAATACTTTTATGGTACTTTCAGTTCTCCCAACTATCCTGACTTCTATCCACCTGGAAGCAACTGCACCTGGCTGATAGACACTGGTGATCATCGCAAAGTAATCTTGCGATTCACAGACTTTAAACTCGATGGTACAGGCTATGGAGACTATGTCAAAATATATGATGGATTAGAAGAGAATCCACGGAGGCTGTTGCGTGTGCTAACAGCATTTGACTCTCATGCTCCCCTCACGGTTGTTTCATCCTCAGGACAGATAAGAGTGCATTTTTGTGCTGACAAAGTGAATGCTGCAAGAGGATTCAATGCCACCTATCAAGTGGATGGCTTCTGTTTGCCCTGGGAAATTCCATGTGGTGGAAATTGGGGTTGCTACACGGAGCAGCAACGCTGTGATGGCTACTGGCACTGTCCAAATGGAAGGGATGAAACCAACTGCACCATGTGCCAAAGAGATGAGTTTCCCTGTTCTCGAAATGGTGTTTGCTACCCTCGTTCAGATCGCTGCAACTACCAGAATCATTGTCCTAATggttcagatgaaaaaaattgtttcttctGTCAGCCAGGAAATTTTCATTGTAAAAATAACCGCTGTGTGTTTGAGAGCTGGGTTTGTGATTCTCAAGATGATTGTGGTGATGGCAGTGATGAAGAGAATTGCCCAGTCATTGTGCCCACTAGAGTAATAACTGCAGCTGTCATTGGGAGTCTTATTTGTGGACTGCTGCTTGTCATTGCACTGGGATGTACTTGTAAATTGTACTCACTCAGGATGTTTGAGCGAAG aTCATTTGAAACTCACTTGTCAAGGGTTGAGGCTGAACTGTTAAGAAGAGAAGCTCCTCCGTCTTACGGACAGTTAATTGCCCAGGGTTTAATTCCACCAGTTGAAGATTTTCCTGTTTGTTCACCAAACCAG GCTTCGGTTCTGGAAAACCTGAGACTGGCAGTGCGATCTCAGCTTGGATTTACCTCCATCAGACTTCCTATTGCTGGCAGATCAAGTAACATTTGGAATcgaatttttaattttgcaaggTCACGTCATTCTGGATCACTGGCACTGGTCTCAGCAGATGGAGATGATGTTGCCAGTCAAAGTACTAGCAGAGAAGCTGAAAGAAGTAATACTCACAGAAGCCTGTTTTCAGTTGAATCTGATGATAcagatacagaaaatgaaagaagagacACAGCAGGAGCAGTCGGTGGTGTTGCTGCCACCTTGCCTCAGAAAGTCCCGCCTGCAACAGCAATAGAAGCAACAGTAGGAGCATGTGGGAGCTCCTCTGCTCAGAGCGGCAGTAGTGGTAACACGGATAGCGGAAGAGAAGCGGCAAGCGTAGAGCCCCCAAGCACAAGCCCTGCACGTCACCAGCTCACTAGCGCGCTAAGTCGTATGACTCAAGGCTTACGCTGGGTACGCTTTACGTTAGGGAGATCGAGCTCAGTGAATCAGAACCAAAGTCCTTTGAGACAGCTTGATAATGGGGTAAGTGGAAGAGAAGAGGATGATGATGTTGAAATGTTAATTCCAGTCTCTGATGTAGCATCAGACTTTGACATGAATGACTGTTCAAGACCTCTACTTGATCTCAGCTCAGATCAAGGACCAGGGCTTAGACAGCCTTACAGTGCAACACATCACGGTGTAAGGTCATGCAATCGAGATGGCCCCTGTGAGAGCTGTGGCATCGTACACACTGCCCAGATACCTGACACTTGCTTAGAAGcaacagtgaaaaatgaaactaGTGACGATGAGGCATTATTACTCTGCTAG